In Phaeobacter gallaeciensis DSM 26640, a genomic segment contains:
- a CDS encoding aminotransferase class III-fold pyridoxal phosphate-dependent enzyme yields the protein MTESNFLKEHNGRLMWHPMTSPQDSVAQPPKIITSAEGVCITDIDGHRVIDGVGGLWNVNLGYSCQPVKDAMAAQLDKLPYYSTFRGTSNDAAIELSYELSQFFAPDGLSRAFFTSGGSDSVETALRLARQYHKLRGDSGRTKFLSLKKGYHGTHIGGASVNGNANFRNAYEPLLPGCFHIPAPYTYRNPFNESDPERLAQLCAAALEDEIAFQGANTIAAMIMEPILGAGGVIPPHPSFAPMVQEICNRNGILLITDEVITAYGRTGAWSGARLWGIQPDMMCTAKAITNGYFPFGAVMMGDRMIEVFEENPDAKIGHGYTYSGHPVGAAAALACLAEMQRLNVTATAAARGTQLYEGCLALKERFDIIGDVRGGYGLMTALELVSDRQTQAPLDGRRALAVQEACYEAGALIRVSGPNVILSPPLVMSEADARGLLDALRVGLGAA from the coding sequence ATGACAGAGTCAAACTTCCTCAAGGAACACAACGGCCGCCTGATGTGGCATCCGATGACCTCCCCGCAGGACAGTGTCGCGCAGCCGCCCAAGATCATCACCAGTGCGGAGGGCGTATGCATCACAGACATCGACGGTCATCGGGTCATCGACGGGGTTGGCGGCCTCTGGAATGTGAACCTTGGCTATTCCTGCCAGCCAGTTAAGGACGCAATGGCTGCTCAGCTGGACAAGCTGCCATATTACTCAACATTTCGCGGAACGTCGAATGATGCGGCAATTGAGCTGTCTTATGAGCTCAGCCAGTTCTTCGCCCCAGATGGCCTCAGCCGAGCCTTTTTCACCTCCGGCGGCTCGGATTCCGTGGAGACCGCGCTGCGGCTGGCGCGGCAGTATCACAAACTGCGTGGCGACAGTGGCCGAACCAAATTCCTCAGCCTCAAGAAAGGCTATCACGGCACCCATATCGGCGGCGCCTCGGTCAACGGAAACGCCAACTTCCGGAATGCTTATGAACCCCTGCTTCCCGGCTGTTTTCATATTCCTGCCCCCTATACCTATCGCAACCCCTTCAATGAAAGCGACCCGGAGCGTCTGGCCCAGCTCTGTGCTGCGGCGCTGGAGGATGAGATCGCCTTTCAGGGCGCCAATACCATTGCTGCGATGATCATGGAGCCAATTCTCGGCGCAGGTGGGGTGATTCCGCCCCATCCGTCATTTGCGCCAATGGTCCAGGAGATCTGCAATCGCAACGGCATCCTGCTGATCACCGATGAGGTGATCACCGCATATGGGCGCACGGGGGCCTGGTCGGGGGCCCGGCTCTGGGGCATCCAGCCCGATATGATGTGTACCGCAAAGGCGATCACAAACGGCTATTTCCCATTTGGCGCGGTCATGATGGGTGACCGGATGATTGAGGTCTTTGAGGAGAACCCTGACGCCAAGATCGGCCATGGCTATACCTATTCCGGCCATCCCGTCGGTGCGGCGGCCGCACTTGCCTGTCTCGCAGAGATGCAACGTCTGAATGTGACCGCAACAGCAGCGGCGCGCGGCACCCAGCTGTACGAGGGGTGTCTCGCCCTGAAGGAACGTTTTGATATCATCGGCGATGTCCGGGGCGGCTATGGGCTGATGACAGCCCTCGAACTGGTGAGTGATCGCCAGACACAGGCACCGCTTGACGGACGCCGGGCTCTGGCCGTTCAAGAGGCCTGCTACGAAGCCGGTGCATTGATCCGGGTTTCAGGTCCAAACGTGATTCTGTCCCCACCGCTCGTCATGAGTGAAGCAGATGCACGCGGTTTGCTGGACGCCCTTCGCGTTGGTCTTGGTGCAGCCTAA
- a CDS encoding IclR family transcriptional regulator, giving the protein MSSATKTLALLSHFSADRPEIGLSQLCRIAGRDKATTYRHLQALEMAGFVEQNPITKHYRLGPAILQLAQVREATVPRKLGAQLPLSQLADVTGETAHVSVVSGTTLYALASCESPRHGTRAVIDITTFPLHATASGHCALAFGPDTLLEAALSQMERFTPHTATTAEALHDLISNARATGFGCSDRSFEAEIHSLSAPLYDQTGLFAGAVSVASVATRVSPEQEQLIKTELIRASRDITRNWGGQLPVNVTSAWASGSSLHYETDSTP; this is encoded by the coding sequence ATGTCCTCTGCAACCAAAACGCTGGCACTTCTGTCGCACTTCTCGGCTGACCGCCCGGAAATCGGCCTATCGCAGCTGTGCAGGATTGCAGGGCGTGACAAGGCAACCACCTATCGCCATCTGCAAGCTCTTGAGATGGCTGGATTTGTTGAACAGAACCCAATTACAAAGCATTACCGCCTAGGCCCTGCGATCCTACAGCTGGCGCAGGTGCGGGAAGCCACTGTTCCACGCAAGCTTGGGGCGCAATTACCACTATCCCAGCTCGCTGATGTGACTGGCGAGACAGCGCATGTCTCGGTGGTGTCAGGCACCACACTCTATGCACTCGCGTCTTGCGAATCCCCCCGACACGGCACACGAGCGGTCATCGACATCACAACATTTCCACTGCACGCGACGGCGTCTGGCCACTGCGCACTGGCTTTTGGCCCTGATACCTTGCTGGAGGCTGCGCTCTCCCAGATGGAGAGGTTCACACCGCATACCGCCACCACCGCCGAAGCCTTGCACGATCTGATCAGCAACGCGCGCGCAACCGGTTTTGGATGTTCAGACCGTAGCTTCGAGGCGGAAATCCACAGCCTCTCTGCACCGCTCTATGACCAGACCGGTCTGTTCGCAGGCGCGGTTTCGGTGGCCAGCGTCGCCACACGTGTCTCCCCCGAACAAGAGCAATTGATCAAAACAGAACTGATCAGAGCGAGCCGCGACATCACCCGTAACTGGGGCGGACAGCTCCCGGTAAACGTCACATCTGCCTGGGCCAGTGGGTCCAGTCTGCACTATGAAACGGATTCCACGCCATGA
- a CDS encoding tripartite tricarboxylate transporter substrate-binding protein: MLKFKNSVTALALATAAAAGAVHAEYPEKPVEFVVPWPPGDLEDVLTRMIAEDFSAAYDVPTAVVNKPGGGGGPFPGAVAVAEAPADGYTIGSFIIAIPVVGPQIGIPQLSPDPFVPLGNFLTYPFVIAAGANAPYDDIAGLAAHAAENDVVLGHFGAPLVPTQVTLGLAKEMGFSYASDAAFDALDCNTLASGDVDVINTTLQLILPCLDDVKVLASIGSERIPLTAEAPTVAELAPDLNVSLWNGLFVHKETPQDVRDKIIAVAQETMMSDRAQALAAETGAAVYWQPAAEVVTQIQSDTETMARIEKMLSE; this comes from the coding sequence ATGTTGAAATTCAAAAACTCTGTTACCGCGCTTGCCTTGGCCACCGCAGCTGCTGCCGGTGCGGTCCATGCCGAATACCCGGAGAAACCCGTGGAATTTGTGGTGCCATGGCCGCCCGGCGATCTGGAGGACGTCCTGACTCGTATGATTGCTGAGGATTTTTCGGCGGCTTATGATGTTCCAACCGCCGTTGTGAACAAACCCGGCGGTGGCGGTGGGCCATTCCCTGGTGCAGTTGCGGTGGCAGAAGCGCCTGCAGATGGCTACACTATCGGCTCTTTCATTATCGCGATCCCGGTGGTTGGTCCGCAGATCGGCATTCCGCAGCTGAGCCCGGATCCATTTGTCCCACTGGGCAATTTTCTGACCTATCCGTTTGTAATCGCCGCCGGCGCTAATGCGCCTTATGATGATATTGCCGGACTGGCGGCTCATGCGGCAGAGAACGATGTGGTGTTGGGTCATTTCGGTGCGCCGCTGGTCCCAACTCAGGTGACTTTGGGCTTGGCCAAGGAAATGGGGTTTTCCTACGCATCGGATGCCGCGTTTGACGCACTGGATTGCAACACATTGGCCTCTGGCGATGTGGATGTGATCAACACTACGCTGCAATTGATCCTGCCTTGCCTCGATGATGTGAAGGTGCTCGCCTCAATCGGTTCAGAGCGGATCCCATTGACGGCCGAGGCGCCAACCGTCGCAGAGCTGGCGCCGGATCTGAACGTGTCGCTCTGGAACGGGCTGTTCGTTCACAAGGAAACGCCGCAGGACGTCCGCGACAAGATTATCGCTGTCGCTCAGGAAACCATGATGTCCGATAGGGCTCAGGCGCTCGCTGCAGAAACGGGCGCGGCGGTCTACTGGCAGCCAGCGGCCGAAGTGGTCACACAGATCCAGTCCGATACCGAGACCATGGCCCGGATTGAGAAAATGCTCTCCGAATAA
- a CDS encoding tripartite tricarboxylate transporter TctB family protein, which translates to MSRVKTLQTLFKRYRRPGDIVFAWIILIVALLLLTQLYDQTAWRKGGPLFAQPRFWPAVSLTGMAGFAAFHLLGSALSERIHGRWQEVWLWLSSLEYAGWFIAYAAAVPYAGYLPATVFFAVALALRAGYRRPATLAITAASAGVIVLLFKTLLKVNLPAGRVYEALPDGLRQIMLTYF; encoded by the coding sequence ATGTCGCGGGTCAAAACGCTTCAAACCTTATTCAAACGCTATCGCAGACCGGGCGATATCGTGTTTGCCTGGATTATCCTCATCGTGGCACTGCTGTTGTTGACGCAGCTTTACGATCAGACCGCTTGGCGCAAGGGTGGGCCGCTGTTTGCCCAACCCCGGTTCTGGCCTGCGGTTTCCCTAACAGGGATGGCTGGTTTTGCGGCGTTTCACCTGCTTGGGTCCGCTCTGTCTGAGCGTATCCATGGACGCTGGCAGGAGGTCTGGCTCTGGCTGTCCTCACTGGAATATGCCGGTTGGTTTATCGCCTACGCGGCCGCCGTGCCCTATGCGGGCTACCTTCCGGCCACGGTTTTTTTCGCGGTCGCTCTTGCGCTGCGTGCCGGCTACCGGCGACCAGCAACGCTTGCCATTACGGCAGCCTCTGCAGGGGTGATCGTGCTGCTGTTTAAAACCCTGCTGAAGGTGAACCTGCCCGCTGGCCGTGTTTATGAGGCGCTGCCGGACGGGTTGCGCCAAATCATGCTGACCTATTTTTGA
- a CDS encoding tripartite tricarboxylate transporter permease yields MENLLAGAEMLARWDVLVALLVGSIGGVVIGAIPGVGPAVAIAILLPATFAFDPIVGLTMLLGIYGSSMYGGAIPAVLINTPGTAVNALTSYDGHPMTQKGDAHRALSLAYSASFWGGIFGIGCLILLSPVLALVAPMFGSREIFLAALLGVVLVILAHRGQIFAAGVLAMFGIFLQTIGLDAVTYTQRYTFGLTFLSSGVNLIVVVLGLFALSQAFFLLTTPDSSPDAKPVTGRMSAGLRELMRHKRVATVASGCGVILGMIPGTGEFTAQFMSYTYAQKTSKTPDLFGKGSPEGLIASEAANNAVPAAAMIPLLALGIPGEALTAMMLSVFYVHNVIPGPQLFQNNIDLVYGLYLALILLNVIVVAFLMVSTNLLTRIIRIPTRFLGVLILLLSFVGVYSLRNSLTDCMIAAGFGVLGLILKRLNLPIVPIILGMVLGGIMEVKLRSALPRLKTPLDMIDRPISFILFALIVLVLALHIRALMREWQLHQPDEDHDLHDSQTR; encoded by the coding sequence ATGGAAAACCTGCTCGCCGGAGCTGAGATGCTTGCACGCTGGGACGTGCTCGTTGCGCTGTTGGTCGGATCAATCGGCGGCGTCGTGATCGGAGCGATCCCGGGCGTTGGGCCGGCCGTCGCAATCGCGATCCTTTTGCCCGCGACCTTCGCATTCGACCCTATCGTGGGGTTGACGATGCTGCTGGGGATCTACGGATCCTCCATGTATGGCGGTGCCATTCCGGCTGTCCTGATCAACACACCGGGCACAGCGGTCAATGCGCTCACCTCCTACGATGGCCACCCGATGACACAGAAAGGCGACGCCCACCGTGCGCTTTCGCTGGCTTATAGTGCGTCTTTCTGGGGTGGAATATTTGGCATCGGTTGCCTGATCCTCTTGTCGCCGGTGCTGGCGCTGGTGGCTCCGATGTTTGGGTCCAGAGAGATCTTTCTGGCGGCACTTCTTGGGGTTGTTCTGGTGATCCTCGCCCACCGCGGTCAGATATTCGCAGCCGGTGTTTTGGCCATGTTTGGTATCTTTCTGCAAACCATCGGCCTGGACGCGGTGACCTATACCCAGCGTTACACCTTTGGTCTGACCTTTCTCAGCTCGGGCGTGAATCTGATTGTTGTCGTGCTTGGCCTCTTTGCGCTCAGTCAGGCGTTTTTTCTGCTGACGACCCCGGATAGCAGTCCTGACGCCAAACCAGTGACCGGCCGCATGAGCGCCGGCCTGCGTGAGTTGATGCGCCACAAGCGGGTTGCCACGGTGGCTTCCGGCTGTGGTGTGATCCTGGGCATGATCCCCGGCACCGGGGAGTTCACAGCCCAGTTCATGAGCTACACCTATGCTCAGAAAACCTCCAAGACGCCGGATCTCTTTGGCAAAGGCTCTCCCGAAGGGCTGATCGCCTCAGAGGCTGCAAACAATGCCGTCCCGGCGGCCGCCATGATCCCGCTGCTGGCGCTTGGCATTCCGGGCGAGGCTCTGACGGCGATGATGCTGTCGGTGTTCTATGTTCACAATGTCATTCCCGGCCCCCAATTGTTTCAGAACAATATCGATCTGGTCTATGGCCTCTATCTGGCGCTGATCCTGCTGAATGTGATCGTGGTGGCCTTTTTGATGGTGTCCACCAACCTGCTGACCCGGATCATCCGGATCCCGACCCGGTTTCTGGGGGTGCTGATCCTGTTGTTGTCCTTCGTTGGGGTCTATTCGCTGCGAAACTCCCTGACGGACTGCATGATCGCTGCGGGGTTTGGCGTTCTCGGCCTGATCCTCAAGCGCCTGAACCTGCCAATTGTGCCGATTATTCTGGGCATGGTCCTGGGCGGCATCATGGAGGTCAAGCTGCGCTCCGCCCTGCCCAGACTCAAAACACCGCTTGATATGATTGACCGGCCGATTTCCTTCATCCTCTTCGCGCTGATCGTTTTGGTTCTGGCGCTGCATATCCGCGCGTTGATGCGGGAATGGCAGCTGCATCAACCGGATGAAGACCACGATTTGCACGACAGCCAGACAAGGTAA